Below is a genomic region from Kryptolebias marmoratus isolate JLee-2015 linkage group LG12, ASM164957v2, whole genome shotgun sequence.
ATAGTAAGAGTATTTGTTGGACTAGTGGGTGCAAATGTGTAACTAATGGGAAAAATGACACTTACTATGACAGATATGGAATAAATAAACGAAGTGCTGTCCTGTGTTCACTCCTGAAAGAACCTACAATAGCCTACATCAGAACTGAACCTCTGACCAATGTAGGTAGGTGTGTTGATCTGATGATCACATTTGCTTTAATGTTCTAAAACTGGCTTTGCGTGCGGGTTACCCAGGGAGAACACGCAGCCAGAGGGGGCAGTGTGGTGCTTTGAGCAACATGGTGCTGGGACACCTTGGGCCCTGCCTTttatggaagtttttttttcataccacCCATATAAAGACCGACTAAGAACGTCCTCTTATGAAAACTATTTCTTGATGGGAGTACCCTCTTTCAGCAGCATAATGCAACATGTCACACTGAAACCTGAAGAACACAATGTTGATATTTGACTTCTAAACCATAACATAGAAATGTCTGAATATTAAATATGTACTCTTGCAGAGGACTGTAAATCAAGCTCAAAACTGAGACATTTCACTAGAATACCCACCCCTATAAAGTGAGTTGATTTAAGGTtaataataaacttaaattGGGTGTAACGCCGCTATTATTCGATTTGTTGAGCAGCTGAGCCTGATCTTAGGAGAACAGACATGCATTTTCTAAATAATGCCTCAAGGATATTCATAGAAGTctgatattaaataaaatgacaacatgTAAATCATTTACTCctgtttttatcaaaatgaGTTTCTGCCTGAAGGACACACAATAAGGTTGTTGCTTCAGAGAAAAtacaatttagttttagttataATGTACTTAATTAAATATCACTATAATTTATTTGACTGAATCCACAATTAACTATTAACTATTAACCATGTGAGggtaaaatgtagtttttagtttttacttgaatttctaaagtcagttttttCCCCTTAATTAAATTTTTGCTAATCTAgaatggtttattttaaatatgcatcacagagagacagaactaaatcttttattattaaatacaaaCCTTTTTACTTATCTGGCTTTGCTTTTTTCCCATAAAAATCTGTTGTCCCCAAGATGAGCTATACATTGTTCATAGAAAAGTTTGCAATGGTTTTGATTAAACTATCATGTATTTAAtacaacaaagtaaaagaaaccaaatctgtaaacaattaaaatataaactgattCCTATTTGTGCATTTTGATAAAGagcttgtttgtctttatttatctttggtatcaatatttcttgtttgatttcagtttattcTACATTAAAGGATGAGTGGtttcattcataaaacaaacatgtgaaaTGTCCAGTTTatgattaattattttctgcTGACTTAGTGACTTTTGCTCCTTATTTAGCTCTACTTTTATTTCACAACATGTAAAATCCAGTAAAAAGCTGTCCCACATCTCTGTCCCTGCAGTCGACATTGAACTGTTGTCAAACATGTGTTCCCCAGCACGAATATGACGAGCCGCCTTCCTGAACGCTGATTGGATCCGACGGCATAAGGGGGCGTGGTCATAACGAAAAATGCGGAAGTGGCGTTTCGTACTGTAATAACAAAGTTTAAACGTATGCAAATATAATAAAAGGATGCATTTCAATGGGTTTATGTGTCACACGAGGTAAACAAAGATGCTGTGGGTCGACGGGTTTTCTGTCACGTcactgacataaaaataaaacgaaataaaaatagatattaTTTAAAGGGGAAAAGCGTGAATATACCCGTGCAGTTGAAAGCGTCTCCTTGTCATGAGCGAGTCTGAACTCTTTTGTCAACGTTCAATGTCTCCTGTGTGCCCCAGAAGCCTGTTAGGCCAGGTGTTTTTGTGCTACGTGTGCGTATTAAAAGGTTGACACCCCGCGCTGGTATCTCTCGCTCGCGAAGCCGAGGCTGCAGCAAACGAAGCGAAAGCGCCTTATTGCCAcacacgagcagcagcattaTATTCGGTATTTTTAAGTGGTGTAGGCGTAGCTCGGTTGTAGGATCCCATCCCTGTCGGGGCTATTGTGTGGATGGAtacagggggaggaggaggagaggacgaGCCGAGCAGATAAGAAGTGAGCTGGCTTATTGGCTGGCTGCTGCCACTAAAGCCGTGTTTTGCCACAGACGAGgggctctttttttgtttgtttgtttatttgttgttgttgcaggcCGCAAAACGTCGACAGCGCACGCCAGAAGTGACCGAGCTGGGGGGAATGGGGACATGGTAATCGAGAGAAGGGGCCGCATTTGCGTTTCGCTGCGCCCACACCGGATTCATTGAGTCGGCGGAACCAGCGCTCCGACATGGGGAAGGAAGTAAACGGCGTGTCCCGGAGCCGGTTTGAGGTGAGCTTTccccttttattttaattaactgacagcagctgaaacacacacacacacacacacatatatatatatatatatatatatgtgtgtgtgtgttcccagCCGAACCGTGCTGCCCTGCTTCCGCAGTCGGTGCTCGGGCTTTGGGTCAGAAAACACGGCTTGTTTTTGTTCGGACAGCGCGCAGCCGAGGCCTGGCAGGTCATCTCACCGAGGACACGCGTCGACATTTACCGTCTGGCATTACGCCTCGTCTCGGGTGAAGCCAAACTGAGCGTTTACTATTATTACAGTCgtgcttttaaaaagcaaacgaaccacaaaacaaaacaaaaaataaaaacggttCGCCGTCTTTCCCTGCGCCGTCAAAACAAAGACTGCAAGGCCACAGAGCACGCCAAAGCACACATTTACACAGCTGCTACACGACAAGGGCTGTTTGTCGACTGAACTTTTCAGCTTTATGTCTTTTTATTAAGGCAAACATGTGTTAAATTGCTATTAATGTACgtttcttccttttcctttttgtttgggTCGAACAATATTTGTGTTGTCGCTGTGGTGTTAATGAAAGGGGGGGCCTTTGCTTGTGAGCACCCCTTTCATAAAAGCATAGAAATAACTAAATATGTCTCGATTCAACCCCCCCTCACTGTAAGCTTAATTCACAGCTGGGTGATCAGCCGAAAGCAGAAGCTGGGATCTGTTTTTTGTATCGGaagtataaaataaacttcGCGTCAAAGCTGCGCACGCGCAGACGGCTGTTTTGGGTCCGTTGTGAAAGGATGATGCGTCCGGCCGGAGTCGTCGGCTTTTGTAGCCCCGCGCGCTCGGTGTCGTTTAATCCCCGGCCAGCAcgggatttgtgtgtgtgtgcgcgtgggttttatttatttttaacggGGCCGACAGCTGACGACTCGGAAGACTCGGGCCCCGTTGCCTTCTGGCCCCCGACAGCTGCGGGCGAAGCTGCTAAAGCTAGCCGCAATGATGGCGGAAACCGGAACTAATTTCACGAGgcccttcagaataaaagtcctgGGCTGCGCTCATTGTAAAGGCCTCCTTTACCACACTGACTGCTCAAATTATTAAAAgctgatatatattttttttaactctgaccCTTTCACTATGCAGGCGTCTGTAAAAACTGCCATTATACTTAAAATAAGTGGCGGAAAGGCAGACATCCAGCTGGGTACAGagggtggagtttgcattttAGCTCCTCTTGGTGGAAACGCACCTCATCACATTGAGTATTTTTTGCTAAGAAAGTTCAACATTCCCTTTTGTCCTCATGGGGACATGTTCAGCCCGAAGCTGTGGAGTTCGgatgacagaaagtttgtgttccAATTGGTCgatgtcaattttatttatatagcacatttcaaaacaacagtagtcgaccaaagtgcttcacaatttacGCCAACCATCAAACAACAAGATGTAAACAGTAAgcaaaaaacaagttcagtaaaagcatcataaaaacataattcaaactgtattaaaagccagttgGTGGCGAGAGTCAGACATTAGGTACCGATCTGTGtttggttggtttcctgtagacctcaGTGTTTAGGTTGTCCTCTCTTTCCATGTGAAccaaacagtccaaaaacaaaagcttaaatgtCGTTCGCATCCTCTCTGGTGAGCCtgatgttgttgtcaacagAGCTGATGTTTTTGGTGAACGCTTCTACTTCcttagcttggattttgacccaggaATCGTCCACACATCTGAACCAGTGGCTCTGTTTTTCCCTCAGAGGAGTTCAGGACTCTCTGTTCCACTTCCTTCATGTAGAGATCGGCCTCAAATGGGAGACCCTGGAGAGCCCATGGCACCACCATgcttctgtttgtaaaaaaaaaacaaaaagctgacattatatttgaaataagtggtggaaagacagaggtccagcagggtgcagatctgcttgtattttagctcctcttgttggaaacacaTAGAGAACTCCTCTGATTTTGCTAACATAGTTCAACATTGAGTAGAAACCCTTGTCTTTTATTGTCAATTCTCTTTTCACCCGCATCCCCACaccagaagcagtggaaaccgaTGATTTAAACAACAGGACcagatctgcaccctgctggatTTCTGCCTTTCCATTAACTTCCACAACATCTCCGCTTTAAACTCCACACTCTGCTTTTTTATAAAGGCCCTTGGATGAGAAATGAAACGTCTTCATATACAGAATAAacgtccagttgtttttgttttttaatcttttttggaCCCTTTCACCAAGAATTACAATTTAactttttcaaataatttgcatttaaaaagatttcCTGAAAGAatttgttatttacataaaagatTGATCTAATGTTTGTAAGGTATTATagcttttcaaatatttgtttacttatttcCCAAGATCTATTAaatatgagatttaaaaaaatcaacctcCTTTTATTGATTTACACAAGACTTCtgagttttactttgaaaggcaTTAGCGGAAGTTGTGCTAAACTCGTTGCAGTTTCTGATAGATGACAAAATAATCCAAAACCACAACAAGCTGaacattatttagttttagctaatttATTTCCTCCACTACAGGCAGGAATCAGAGAAAATCAAtggtgaaaacaaaatgattataAACAGGAAAGAAAGATAAGCTATAAGCTAtaatataaaactataaatagtCTTTTTTGTATGAGGCTTTTTATTACAATATCTCATAGTATTTCATGGTTTCTCATCAgcctaatttaatttaatattgaACCATGCCTGTATTGTACACCaagaatatgtttaaaaattagAATTTGGAAGAATATAAAGCTTCTTataaggtttaaaataaataactaaataaaactcatttctttacagtacagaaaatgaaatgaatataAAATTTGTACTTAAACATTATTGTCATTGTCTccacttttttgttattttgttaattCAACCATCAAACCGTGCGATGTGGTGTGTAATCAAGGGTGTGCtgtcttcattttttgtttgtttgtttgttttttaagttataATTATGCTTTGTTGTGATCTTCAGCCGGAGGACGCAGCttaaccatttattttttattttttaagccttCTGCCAGGCTTGCATCACTGATTCTAGTTGACcagtgacaaaaacataatGCCTACATTCATGCAGCATCAGGTCCGTTTTATGTTGGATTACAAAAGCGGACACTGTACGCCTGTTAAACACGCACATCTGCCTCCTTGGAAGTGGCTCTGGATTATTTGGCCGGAGAGCAGCGTTCTGGTCGCGGTCGGTTCTGCCCCAAATCCAAACAGCGGCTGTCTGTGCCTCCTTTCTCCCTCAAAATTTCACCCGTCTTCCCCTGGCAGGCAGCCCCTGTGTagacagctgtgtgtgtgtttatcaaGGAGATATAGAAAGGCTTTGACCCAAGGCTCACTGGCTCTTTAAAGGTCCAGGAATTATCTCGAGCTGGCAGACACGTCGGTTTGCTTTTTGCGCTGACGGGTGGTTTCGTTAAAGTCCCGCAAAATCTGATGCCATTGTGTGATTTTGGCTAAACATCCGTAATTAAAATGGTGCTGTAGGTTCTTCGTTCTGTTTGGagacaatgaataaacacatgatttattttggaaTCGTGGATGGCTGATGTGTTTAACGAACAAGGATTTAAAAATGCcttgtcaccttttttttttttttttttttttcgcttgCTGTAAAtattgttgccttttttatttgcacaacaAAGCCCTCAATTACCCCTCCCCtggttcagatttatttttccaagtcTATGGTGGGAAAATGGATCGAGCCAGATGTTGCTTCATCTGTGGATGCTCCCAAACATTATTATCTTGCATTTCACAATTTAGCAGAGACTGACGACTTCCCACAAACTCTGGGTACCCTTCAGTCTTGAGTAAGTGGGCGTCTGCGCATCTGCATCTgtaataaatgttaatttatcGTCTTTTGTGCACtaagatctttgttttcctgtggaTTATagacttgtgtttgtgtttgcacagCTAGTAGTAATTTGTGTGGAACTCCATTAGCTGCTTGCAGAAAGCAGAGTCACAGCAGATGCAATGCAGCTGACTGCGCTGGAGACTTTCAGTCTTTGCTGATGTGGACAATGGTGCAAACTCATTAGCATAAACAGCAGAAGATGTTAGAAAATCTGCGTATGTGAAAGATAACCGAGGCCATCTCGGCTCGGTAGTTGCGGGACAAAGTCCAGTGGAGCTGACTTTTGTTGCTTCATCTTCTGTCTCTCTTTGTGATTTCAGAGAATTGTTGAATCCATCTCAGCTAATGAGATTACCGTCGTTTCTCCCTGTCTGTGTTTGAGACAGGCTGCCAGGACTGATATTTTCCTCTGCTTCATTTCAGATGTTCACAAATAGTGACGAGGCGGTCATCAATAAGAAGCTGCCAAAGGAGCTGTTGCTACGGTGAGTGACATTTCCGAACCCTTCAGTCAGTGTctctgcagggtttttttttttttttttttaagggcaCATTGCCTATTTTTATGCTCCACAATTTCACTATAAATACACAAGTcatacacaaaaacaccagaagCTCTGCACCACTGTCTTCCTTCTGTAACCCTTGGACGCCaacaccccccccacacacacacacacacctccacacacTCACATTTACACAGAATGCATCACATGATCGTATCAAGTATGTTCACCAGGACGCCCATTTCCCTTTGTTACCCAAGGTGCTCTGCTCCCCAAATactaaaagtaattaaaaacagatacaGATCCCTGTggctataaaacatttaaatggatTTCAGGCAAAGGGAAAGggaataaaaaatagaaaatagaaaatgaacGCCGTAACTCAAGCCTCGGCCAGAGACACTCCGCCTGTGCTGCCTCTACTGGACCATGTGCTGCGATGTAATTTGTGACGCTTTGACTCGCTGTCCACTTCCTCTGACCCCTGCATCATTGTCGGATCACgtattcagttttaaactctcAGGATCTCACTTggctgcgactgctggagatTTAAAAACTGGGAAAATCGGGAAAATCTTCAGTTGcctctcactgaattctgagtgtttggaTGAAGCAACCAGCAGGCCGTGCAACCACGTTTTGCTTGGCCAAATTTGGGAAAGCACCACCTTTTTTGCAAATCTGTATTCCGAGCTGTGCACACTATTATATGCTCGTCTCTGCTCACATCTGACCCGCCTCATCCTGCAGCGTTCACTTAAAGCAGCTGCACTGAGTTTGTGGCTGTGCGATTTTGCAGAAGTTGGAGACTGTAAACAAAATGTAGGTTAATAATTCGTTTGGTGCGGGTGCACCTGGGCATCTATGGCATCACAGACCTGTTGTTGCTCAATTGGCTGCAGAAAAATGCCCctacttttatcattttgttccTCTTACCCAGCGAGGTGTGGAGGCAAGCCCTGTGTGGCGTCAGTCACTCAGGTTGTACCAGTGTGACCCATCCCAGGGGCGGCGGCAGCAGTTAGACCGGGGCGGTACACCTGTCAAACGTTAACGCAGGTGTCAGAAGGAGAGTTCAGGAAAGGAGACCTCCCTCGAAGCTGAAGAGACGCGATTACGGGAGGTTTTATTTCTCACAAACACTTCGATGCCCATCGAGACGCGTTCCAGATGCTcgagcagcagctgcttaaGGACAACATTTGTCctgtgaatttttattttttgcaacacAGATGTGACTCCATGCAACTCGCGTAAGGAGACTGAGAACATGCAGAAAAGAGTCCAGATATTTTGATGCATCATAGTGGAGTACTGCCTTTAAGGAAACCAAGCTTTCTTTAAATATGAACCCTGCTGACGATCAAAGATAATATTAGCTGATTGAGTCACACCCCAGTGCTGTGAGTGGAGGCAGACACAGGGCTGAGCTGTGGCAGCGGGGATCAGGGTCTCTAAACCATCCCTGTCTGTCTTCCAGAATCTTCTCCTTCCTGGATGTGGTGACACTCTGTCGCTGTGCCCAGGTCTCACGGGTGAGTCTGTGTTCGCCGTCTGCATGTCCTCGTGTGCACAAAGTTGATATAAGCTTGCTTCTAAAGGCGTGTTTCTCCCTTGTGCTTCAGTCCTGGAATGTCCTGGCCTTGGACGGCAGCAACTGGCAGCGAATCGACCTCTTCGATTTTCAGAGGGACATCGAGGTGAGCGAATCCTTGCTTGTTTTTCACGTCGCACCCCAAGAAATCGCAGCAGGAGTAGTTGACTGTTTTCGTTGCAGGGCCGAGTGGTGGAGAACATTTCGAAGCGATGTGGAGGGTTCCTTAGGAAGCTGAGCTTGAGAGGTTGCCTCGGTGTTGGTGACAGCGCTTTAAGGTGACTTCGGCGAGAAACCAAATGATTTAAACTTGTAGTTTTAGTTCAGACATGTTAGACTTGACTGCTCTCgcgttaataataataataatatttgtcGTTTTCTTCAGGACCTTTGCACAGAACTGCAGGAATATTGAGCTGCTTAGTCTGAATGGCTGCACCAAGATCACTGACAGGTATGTTTAGTTCATGTAGCTGTGCTGAAAATGAACTGCAGCAgtacttttttaataaaagcttgcATTGTCCTCCCTGTTTTGCAGCACATGTAATAGTCTCAGTAAGTTCTGTCCTAAGCTGAAGCACCTGGACCTCGCTTCCTGTACCTCCATCACCAACTTGTCACTTAAAGCTCTCAGGTGTGTTGCATCAGCATCACGACATGTACTTTTACTGAACTCGTGTCCTTTCTTGATTACTCTATCTGCAATTtagatgaaatgaaaataaatatttgcctAATACCTTTCTTATAATCtcagttttttggtttttcctcttttgttgtAACTGTAGGGTTGTTATTTGCCTCTCACccttctctttcctcctccCCTTAGTGAGGGTTGTCCCCTGCTGGAGCAGCTGAACATCTCCTGGTGCGATCAGGTCACAAAGGACGGCATCCAGGCCCTGGTGCGCTCCTGCCCCGGACTCAAATGCCTTTTCCTCAAAGGCTGCACACAGGTACAGTGGAAGTGATTCAGGCGAGCCGCGTTTCATTTAATTCGGTCAAAAAGCTTTATCACTCTGGAAACAAGAAGTGCTTCTGGTTTCTCAGAATGAAACTAGTTccttgtatttttattcaaaatagaAAGCAGTAGCTGCAGTTGTAGGGCGAATGGTTTCCTGTTTAGCAGAGGATGTTTTGGGGTAAAAGATGTGCCAGTCACTGTTTACAGCAAATGTAAAGCCTCTGTATTCCGCCGTTTTATTATATTAGCAGTCAACAATGCTGTGTTTAAAGACAATTCAAGGTCTCTCGGATCATTcattcaaatgtaaaacaaacgcACACATGTCCAAGGTTTAAATGAGCTTTTGAAGATTGTATTTGTGCTGCTGTTGAACTACGTTGTGCCGTACCTTCTTTTGAATGAGCCTTAAGAAGAAATTGTGATGACAAGTTAGTTTAATTTCAGCAGCAGACTGTCTCCTCACTGACGCTCTCTCCCACAGCTTGAAGACGAGGCTCTGAAGCACATCGGAGCTCACTGTCCAGAGCTGGTCACCCTCAACCTGCAGACGTGCTCAGTAAGTTAACTTATCAAGCCTTTAAGAAACCAGGACTCGAGTCTGAAGCAAGGATTTTTAAAAGATCCTTCTAATACCATCTGATTGTTGCCTGACTCAGAATTGTAGACGGAGTAATTTCCCCAGAGAGGTCTTTCTTTCTGGAAGTgtaagcatgtttttatttgttgggaAGCAATAATCAAACTTTTTGGACGCTAAAGCTACATCTCCCTCAGGTGCTGTGATGTAGAAAATGCCACATTTAGCGCCTACAAGTAAATGAATGGCTTTGGTTTATTGTCTGGAGGtatttaagtgtttattttctttgacaaaCCACTCGTGGCTCTGGTTTGTGGTTGGGCTGCCCTGGTACAGAATAActccaacaaaaacagaagaaaaaccaTCAATCTACtggcaggaggaaaaaaagtgttcaaactCATGATTAACTTGTAGAATCTCCTTCAGCTGCAAATCTCAGACAATCTTTTGCTGTAGCTGCTGGAAGActtgctttaaaacaagaaggaatTTTGgacctttgttgttttccagactTTCCGATCTTAAAAAACTCAGATGTTCTGAAAACCGTCTTATCAGAAGTTGCACCATCAGTATTCGTACCACGCTCACGTTGGGTGTGTTATTTGTTCATTCATGTTGTTTTGGTTCTTAATCAGGACTCAGATTAGGTCAAActactttatctttttttttactttaagacaGCAGAGCAGAAGTTAAACAAGATTAATCATTAACGATTAAATCAACATTTGGGTCCACAGAGCTTCTTCTGGATCAGTGTTTCTCAGaataatgttttcttgttttagtcttttgttgTGCTAAGGTTTACCTCCGGTAAATCTCTGCCTTTTCTGGGTCTAGTCTTTCAGCCCTTTAATGGTAATGCATGTTAGTGCTGCAGTGAGTAATATGTTCAAGAGGTATTTTTCCCTGAGGGCATCAAATATCTCCCTCCAGAACAGGCAAAGTTTAGGGCGGAGTTGAAACATCTGGGCGTGGTTGGAGTTGTGTGCCCCACAGTTGGACCCATCGTCGCCATTATTTCTGGTGTCCTGAAGAATCTGATGGTTATTTTTCCGTTTGAATTGCCTTCATGTGTTTGGATGTGTGGTTTGTTGTGCTTCAGAGCTCATCTCCTTCCAGGTGTCTGCTGATATCCTCCCATCTGTTCTTCACCTTTAAAGAATTGCGTTCAGTCATTGATGAATTTACACTGTACAACTTGCTAATGAATTTCTTATCTCTACTCCTCATTTATGTGTCTATTAGGAGCCCTTTAACTGGTTTAGGATTTATGAGTTTTCCCCAGTTAGACATTAAAAAATCTTAGTTGTAGATATCTATAAAAATCTGTTCTGAGGAGATTAAATTCACTTTTCAGATGTTCAAATATCTTATAgccctcctttttttaatattgatgTATATAGTCCAATCTGTAATGTAattttgttccatatttttaatggattttattgtccagactgatgtttttctttatgggAGTATCTAAAACGGAGACTTTTAACAGAAATGCAAGAGAGaagttttttaatttgaactgtGAATGTAGATTTAAATTAactatctttttattattattttatgagcAGCAGATCACAGACGAGGGCCTCATCACAATTTGCCGGGGTTGTCACCGCCTgcagtctctgtgtgtgtcggGTTGTTCCAACATTACAGACACCATCTTGCACGCCCTGGGACAGAACTGCCCCCGCCTCAGGTACACGTCCAACTTCACTGTCATCCCAGACCCCTGCGGGACTGATTTTTATATTTCGAGGGAATAGTTTTTGTCTGAACAGATAAACTGCTAGAAAAGGTGAGACTCTGCTCAGTCACgtcgtgtttctgttttcagaatATTAGAAGTGGCTCGTTGCTCTCAGCTTACAGACGCGGGCTTCACTTCATTAGCAAGGGTGAGTGTCTTCTGCTGTTTGCAGAGATTAAAATTGgtctgaaaatataaacaaaatcagTGCGTCATAAAGACCTTTCCTGTGCAACTTCTTTGCAGAATTGCCACGAGCTTGAGAAGATGGATTTAGAAGAATGTGTGCAGGTACGCAACAAAATCTTTTCTATGAAATCTGCagtcaggataaaaaaaatatgcgTATGGACAATattttcctcttatttttattttttgcatcagATCACAGATGGAACTCTCATCCAGCTGTCCATCCACTGCCCTCGCTTGCAAGTCCTGGTGAGTCTCTGGTTTCTGGTTAAACGTTTCTGCTCCCGCACCGCGTCTTGGCTTGCTTTGGCAAACATTTGAGTAACGGAGCTGCTGCGTGGGTACCGCTGTGTTCCTGCAGAGTCTGTCTCACTGCGAGCTGATCACCGATGATGGCATCAGACACCTCGGCAGTGGCCCCTGCGCTCACGACCGTCTGGAGGTGATCGAGCTGGACAATTGCCCCCTCATCACGGACGCCTCGCTGGAGCACCTGAAAAGCTGCCACAGTCTGGATCGCATCGAGCTCTACGACTGCCAGCAGATCACCCGCGCAGGCATCAAGAGACTACGGGTAGGTTGTGCTGGAGAACGATAGTGAGCctttatttttagacagaaCAGTCTGTAAGTCTTATATTGTAGTGTAAAATGTGTCGCATACGTTTTGGTTGCCAACATGCTTCATGATACTCGGAAAT
It encodes:
- the fbxl20 gene encoding F-box/LRR-repeat protein 20; this encodes MGKEVNGVSRSRFEMFTNSDEAVINKKLPKELLLRIFSFLDVVTLCRCAQVSRSWNVLALDGSNWQRIDLFDFQRDIEGRVVENISKRCGGFLRKLSLRGCLGVGDSALRTFAQNCRNIELLSLNGCTKITDSTCNSLSKFCPKLKHLDLASCTSITNLSLKALSEGCPLLEQLNISWCDQVTKDGIQALVRSCPGLKCLFLKGCTQLEDEALKHIGAHCPELVTLNLQTCSQITDEGLITICRGCHRLQSLCVSGCSNITDTILHALGQNCPRLRILEVARCSQLTDAGFTSLARNCHELEKMDLEECVQITDGTLIQLSIHCPRLQVLSLSHCELITDDGIRHLGSGPCAHDRLEVIELDNCPLITDASLEHLKSCHSLDRIELYDCQQITRAGIKRLRTHLPNIKVHAYFAPVTPPPSVGGSRQRFCRCCVLL